A window of Phragmites australis chromosome 15, lpPhrAust1.1, whole genome shotgun sequence genomic DNA:
GACGTCGTCTTCCCTGACAATCTAGTGTGGCACCGCATGGACTGCGTCGTGCTGTCCTGGATTTATGGCACCATCTCCCCCGAGCTCATGGACATCGTCCGCGTTTGTGGGAACACCGCATGTACAGCCTGGCTCAGCATCGAGCATCAGTTCCTCAGCAACCGCAAGACCCGAGCCCTTCATCTCGATGCCGAGTTCCGTACCTTCGCGCAAGGCGATCTCTCCGTCATGGACTACTGCCGCAAGATGAAGAGCATGGCGGATGCACTCGCTGACCTCAGGGAGTACATTCCCGACCGCACTTTGGTCTTGAATGTCCTTCGCGGTTTGAGCGGCAAGTTTTCGCCTACATGACTCCACACTTCAAGCGGCAATGCCCCTTCTCGACCTTCAGTGAGGTGCACGACGATCTCCTCCTTGAGAAGCTCACGGCATCGGCTGCCTCGTCTACTCCGTCGACTGCCCTGGTCGCCACGACGCCCGACAACACTAAAGGCACCGGCGGTTCTCTGGGTCCTCTTGCTCCGAAGGAAGCCTTCTCAGGCACCCAGCCGCGCGCCCCCGTGCAGGCTCGCTCGGCGTCCTTCTCTGGCTCCGATCACCGCCGCCACCGGGGCATCGGCAACAGCGTGAAGGGCGCCGGCCAGTCTAACTCCGGCCAGGCGGGTGCGCCTTGGCCATCCTTCTACAACCCATGGACCGGCACAATTCAAATGTGGCCTAATCGCAGGCTCCTTCAGGTGGGACACAGCACCgccctcgccccccccccccccacaggtTCCGCAGGCTCTGGTCGCTGCCACGCCGGGGCCCTTCGGCTACCCCCTGACGCCACAGCAGCAGACCAGCCTGCCCCTTCGGCCCTCAACGCCCCGACCGTCCAGCCGCTCTCGACGCCGTCGTCGTGGACCCCTTGGTCTGGGTCTCCTGGGACCAATAGGCGTTAGCCAACGCCTTCAACACCATGACAGTCAACTCCGCCTCCACTGGCGAGTGGATCATGGATTCCGGCGCCTCCTCGCATATGACTCCCGACACCGGTAACATCTCCTTATTTCACCAGCCATGTTCCTCTTTTCCTTCCTCCATCATTGTTGGCAATGGATCTACTTTGCCTGTCACGCACACTAGTCACACAGTCTTACCCGGCCCCTTTTATCTTAACAATGTTCTGGTCACTCCGAACATTAGGGAACAGACTGAAACCTCTCATCTCTTTGTTTGTCTTCTTACTTCATgtgtctttcttcttctcttcccccCTTGCTTGAGCACCACGTCATGAATATGTAAAAGTGGAGTGGAGGCCTCAGTTGCCCAGGCAAGTGCTTCAACCGGTGCACGATAGTGGCGGCTCTGCTCAGGCCTGTTGGTAGACGACAATTGCGGATACCAATAAACTCAAGGTTGACTAAACTTTCTGTCGCCTCAGCCAAATCTGAGCCATAACTTGATCAATCCATCAACAAGTTGGGACCTCTGCTTTGATTTGGCCTTCAAGGTACCCTGATATTGTAGTATTCGATTTGTTTTTTTCCCACAATTTCTTTTTTTGTCACTAGCATTTAATTTCTGAGATCCATGTCCTAATGGGTTATTACGATTCATATTTATGTCCGGATATTGTGAAATTTATTTATGTCCTCGACAGGTAATATTTTTGTGAAATGTATTTCATATGAAAACCAATGAAAGTGTGTTAGAAGAATTGAATCTCGTATGGAGCATGACCCAATTGTCTGTGTACATGGTGTACATAAATTCTTagtttggtagatttgttagaGAAAAAGATAGGTGACATGTGCACATGTTTTATCCGTATTAGTACTGTGTCTGGAAGATTTGACTTCATTTCTACCATATTAAAATTTTGTGTAAATCAATGTAAAGAAGAAAAATGGAATTTGGGTGCCCTCTGGCACACTTCAGGCTCTTATCTACTAAAGAACATGAGTATAAAGTAGCAATTAGAGAAAAATATTCACTTTTGTTTCCAAACTGTGTACTTTATACAAGACAATTTCAGAAAAAGAAATTACTATCTAAAATATTGAATACGGATCGTAATAACCCATCAGGACATGGATCTCAGAAATTAAATGCTCGTGACAAAAAAAGAAATTGTGGGAAAAACAAATCGAATACTACAATATCAGGCAACTTGAAGGCCAAATCAAAGGAGAGGTCCCAACTTGTTGATGGATTGATCAAGTTATGGCTCAGATTTGGCTGAGGCGACAGAAACTTAGTCAACCTTGCGTTTATTGGTATCCGCAATTGTCGTGTACCAACAGGCCCGAGCAGAGTCGCCGCTATCGTGCACCGGTTGAAGCACTTGCCTGGGCAACTGAGGCCTCCACTCCATTTTAACATATTCATGACGCGGTGCTCAAGCAAGGGGGGAAGAGAAGAAGACACAGGAAGCAAGAAGACAAACAAAGAGATGAGCGGTTTCAGCCTGTTCCCTACCCTCTAGGCACAAATAAGCCCATGTAGGACTTGCAGCAACTtaggcaaaggaaaaggaggcAGCATGCACAATCGAGTCAGCAGCATGTGCGAGAGCCTGCACGGATCGCTATAGCCACCGCAAGTGTAAGCCGCTTTGGCAACATAATTTTCTAGTAACTAATACTCAAAGTCTGAACTAAATAGGAATGTAAACCTGAAACATTGAACTCATCCAAAAGTCATGGTCAATTTATCAAGAAGGAACATAGTGATTGACCATGACAAGGTATTCTTTCCTAACTTAACCTCTCCAACTGAGAACAATCACATTATTAACTACCGACAGAACACACACTTCATGCATCAGCTCTCAAATTGCAACAGCTTGTGAAAAAAATCATGGATCGATCACCGGATCCTCACTGGTGGTTGCAGTCACTAAAAAAACTCTCAGTAATTTGTTGTATTTGCTAACTAACCTAATCTGACAAGCACCGTCGGGATACCCACTACCACATAAACCCAAATAGCAGATGACCTATCACTGTTAGTTGACCaaaaaccaacaatgataagatTACCACTGACAGTTCATTGGTTATACAATTGCCAATCGATAGTCACTACAACAGAGCTGGTCATCCACGCCAGTCATTAGTGCCAGCTAGGTCAGAACCGACacgcactgatgaagtatcagtgccggttcgtaacacCCCATGTTTGATCAATGATTGAGCTgggttgaaccgacactgagtatcagtgtcggctctTGGAACAAACCAATATTTATACTTGAGTACCGACTGGTAACTGTCAGAGTATTTAGTAAGGGGGCATCCTGACTAATGAGCCCCATGAGGGATGTGGCGACTGGGGGAGGATATTTCCTGAACTCTGGCCCATTGCGCAACCAGCCCTCGGCTCGTACGACCAGTGCGAGGCTTGAGTGACCAGCCTCCTTGTGATATAATATAGTCCTTCGATCAGCCCTTACTGGTGACATGACGCTCATACCTAACCTgtctaatcgcatttattgatatctactcgAGTGTTTTCCATACCGAAACACCTTCTCCAGCGAATAAAGTCATGGCCAGCGCAGATAGGCAGtgccccatcccgtagcattaattgctatagAGTGGGGTGTTGCGGACCAACTTGCCCCACGCGATGGATGGAACATGATCTGCAgaacgaccaggcaagtggatgagtTTGTAGGTAGACTCGTGGAGCGCAGGGACGGGATGGTTTTGCAGACGAACTTACGGTGCACAGCGATAGGACAGGTCGGACAACCGAGGGAGGTAGGTGCGGCAGTGTTCCACGGATGGAACGAATAGGCAGAGCTCTCAAGGCAAGTTGGGTTCACCTAGTTCTCCATGATAGTGatctaagagtagaatatctagctaggcaAGGGTCTGCTAATCAGgactcacttgtaagttctccttctttCTAGTATATAAAAAGATGAGAACCCAGTTTATAAGGGGAAGGAGGCAGGAGTCAAGAAAACTCATTTGTAACTAATTCAaaaacactgataacaaaatacacaaaacgtagggctgttatccttAGGGAAGCATGAACCTGGATATCCCTATGtttttgagttcatcacaaacatacACACAACGCAAGCATCGTTCACGCGTCCATCGACCGGTACACCTtagaatcattatcagggattaacccttgaCAATAACcatgaaccaacactgatactcagtatcagtgacggttcatGTTACGGGCCAGCACTAACAATCTTGAACAAATTTTGATAGATCCCAGTTTTGGCACGTGGGcttagtctctctctctccctctctctctctctcgctcgctcgctcagCCACTCGTTCTCTACCTTATCTTTTCATCACAACAgcctctctctcttatctcttggcctttctctcTCAGCGCTAGAGCTCCATCCCCAAATCTCTCGTCTCTCGGCGCTGGAGCTCGAGCTCCCTCCCCACCCACTGCCCAACCTCCTGCCCACCCCAATGCCCCACCTCCCTCCCCTACTGGCCCGAACGCCCGAGCTCCATCCCCTGACGGTCAAGGTGGGCATGGCGCCGGCGCTAGCACCGGTGCCAGCAGATGAGGCAGGGAATTTGGAGAGATTCCTCAGGTCCACCATGCCCTCCGTGCCCGTGTAGTACTTGCCCAAGGTTAGGCTTCTCGGATTATGTTCCTTTTGGTGAAATAGTTGCGCGCTTGCTTTGCTTTTACCATCACTGATTGAACTTTGTGCACGATACTTGTTTTGATTGTGCGGCGAGATGTTTCTGGTAGGAACATATAGCGGAACAGCCGAAGAGGTGCGGATTGTTAGATTTTGTCTTATGGTGATGAATCTTGATTCATGTAGTTGTTATGATTGGGGAAAATTTGGGAGCCGTAGTTGTGAAGAAATTTCCCcttttactctctctctctctctcatatgtTACACTCGCAATGCATTTCCAGCAAATCTGACAAAGCATTGTTGTGTAACTTTTGATGCCTGGTAACATTACTTATTGCATATTAGATATGCTAAGGTCCCTTGTGCTGCAGTTCGAATGGCAGATAAGAGAAGATTTCATCTTTTGGAGACAATGACAAATGGCAGTAACTTGTGCTGCAGCACTGTGTTTACTGCTGAGGTGTTGTTTCACTTTTCTCCTAGCTTCGTCTGAGGAGCAGCCAGAAGATCAGAAATTCATTATTTTTTCCTTCTGTTTGTAGCATGAgttttttgctaaaatttattaTTTCCATTGTAGGGAAAAGCTTCAGATTCTTGAGCACATTATTTTGGTGAAGGCCCTGTCCGGTGCCAATTTTAGCAAAGGTattttctctttagcaaagtgGCTTGAATAATCTGCTGATATGCAAAACAAAGTTTAATTCTATAGCTGTGGAATTGATGCTTTATTTTTCAAAGACAGTAGGTTTGTTATGAAGTTTCAAATAGAACATAAAGCAAATCTTAAGCTTGCTGATAGAGTTATGTCATGGTCATCTTCATAAAGCACATTAAAGTACTTAAGACATCTTATGTAGTTCtctctatttattttattttatccatAGCACAGTTTGGGTCTATATTTATGCAAGCATGCTTATCTGATATTTTTATAGATTCTAATAACTTGACTTTCATGTGTATATGTGTAGTGTGTCAAAAGCTTAAGACGGACATACCATCTGATGTTCTTGCCATGTGGGAATCATAGAGGCTGGTATGATTTCTATACTACTTGTGCAATGCACAACTCAATTTAAGAATTTTCTTAAGTAATCTGCACTTTTTTCCAGATATACAGAGAACTTCTGGATCACATACCAAATATTCCGATGATTGTGGGCAACATCTACTGTAATATTAGAGTCTGTACGGTTCTAGCATTTTTGTAGCAGCAGTAATATGTACTCTTGTTATCTGATAAATTAAGCTTGGGGTAATATGTACTGTTATTGTCTAGTATTTTTGTCTACACACTATGGTTACCTGCTAATTACTAGGGTCCAGTATCGTAGTCCGCAACTATCATTTTACTTGTTCTTGATATTGAGATGAGTTGACAACTTTCTGAGTGTCATGTGAATGCGTTGTGCTGTGTTATATGAAACTTGTGATGTATTAATGAACCATGTTCTTTGAAAATTGTGATGCATTGACGTCATGTTGTCCGAAATATGTGATGTATCGACTAAAATATGCTTCATAATTTTATATGATTATCTGTGCCAATGTTTATGATAAAAAACCGGTATTGGTAGTCtctgtatcagtgccgatttgtgGAACTGATAGTCTCCGTACCGATCTTCGTATGTGTGCCTTTATCCAGACTAATAGTCTGAGTATCAATGCTAGTTACTTATTACGGaccaacactgatactcattattagtgtcggtttataaaccggcactgaaaatcacagactatcagtgccgagtaatcggTGTCGATTCaaaaaccgatactgatagcgTTTTTTAGCCGGCactgatgatattttctgtagtagtgagtcTGGATAGATCAGTGATACATCACTACTGTTTCAATTTGGAACCTACTGTGATATTATACTTGTCACCTTTGGTTCCAGTTTTGTGTAAATAAGTATAACTGTAGCTAGCTTAACTGTTGCTCAAAACTTACAGGATTTGGACAGAGAGAGTAATTAGGTCCTAAAAGAAATCAGGCTTTCCTACCTAGTCTAAGTCAGAGGTTACGCCACAGCAAAATATGCATAAGCCAGTACATGCCATGGTTTTAGCACAGGAGCCCAACATCGCTGGTATATACGGCCCTGAATTTGGAGAAGAGATTTTCGGACTGGCCAGCCATTTATTTGCCGTCTGCTTGTGTTCGAGAAAGTTTTGAGCGTTTGAGATTGCCGGTCCTCTCAATCCGGAGGAGAGACTGGGTGCAGCACGTACGCTGCGTCGCTGCCAGCACCCGTGCGCACATCAGATTCCAcgtctatatatatacatcaaccAGCCATTACATGAAACGAAAACCAAAGCCTTCCATGCGCACACGTAGTGCTCACGCCATGGCGCATCCATCCAGACCGATCTTCGCCTGTGCCCTCCTCGTTttcctcgccgccgcggcgccctTCGCGGCACCGGCGTCTGCCGCCGCCGTGACGCAGTCGGAGACGTGCGTGCCGTCGCTGCAGCGGATGCTGTCGTGCCTGGACTTCATCGAGCACCGGTCGGACGAGATCCCGGTGCCGTGCTGCGTTCAGGTGAACGCCACGGTGGCCCAGCAGCCGTGCTGCCTCATGCACGTCGTGCGCGGCAACGTCGCCAGGCTCATCGGCCCCGAGTACGACGGCACCCGCGCCTTGGTCAACGTCACCGTCAAGTGCCTCGGCGACGCATCCATCCTCACGTCCATTACTCGCAACTGCTCAGGTTAATTCATTCGAGAAATTCTTCAACTTATCCACGAGTACTTTTTTGTTTAATCTTAGATGTATACCTTGATTGATTGATCGTGATCGTGGttgttcttgttttcttttctctcgCAGGCAAGCCGCTCCCGCCGCTGACACCTGAGTTTACGTTTACTActgaagtgccgccgccgccgccgccgccatcttcAGGTGAGCAATCGATTGCCTTCTAGTTATGTGACAGCGATGCGCAACCATACTGTAGTTTCAACTATCAGTGCAGATCAGATCAAATTGCTTT
This region includes:
- the LOC133892204 gene encoding non-specific lipid-transfer protein C6-like codes for the protein MAHPSRPIFACALLVFLAAAAPFAAPASAAAVTQSETCVPSLQRMLSCLDFIEHRSDEIPVPCCVQVNATVAQQPCCLMHVVRGNVARLIGPEYDGTRALVNVTVKCLGDASILTSITRNCSG